Proteins encoded together in one Planctomyces sp. SH-PL14 window:
- a CDS encoding PhoH family protein: MPQANIPLTPDDDPSLLFGAQDVHVRRMRENLGVNIVLRGEQLILDGPEDRLPRAQEVINELLPLVRRKGILKDDDLSRVLGGSPGAKTPDAPTIDLLEKAKKVTPKTRGQEEYVDAIRKHDLVFCTGPAGCGKTYLAVAMAVNALRRQQVRKIVLVRPAVEAGERLGFLPGDLLAKVNPFLRPLLDSMNDMLDYEQVRRYMESDVIEIVPLAFMRGRTLNSTFIILDEGQNTTTTQMKMFLTRMGEGAKVVVTGDTTQTDLPPHVPSGLNDAIARLKHIDGVGVVALTGLDIVRHRLVREIVEAYDDEARRRKGRHGS, encoded by the coding sequence ATGCCCCAAGCCAACATCCCCCTCACACCCGACGACGATCCCAGCCTCCTCTTCGGAGCCCAGGACGTTCACGTGCGGCGCATGCGCGAGAACCTCGGCGTCAACATCGTCCTCCGCGGCGAACAACTCATCCTCGACGGACCCGAGGACCGACTCCCCCGCGCCCAGGAAGTCATCAACGAACTCCTCCCCCTCGTCCGCCGCAAAGGAATCCTCAAAGACGACGACCTCTCCCGCGTCCTCGGAGGCAGCCCCGGCGCCAAGACGCCCGACGCCCCCACCATCGACCTCCTCGAAAAGGCCAAGAAGGTCACCCCCAAGACCCGGGGCCAGGAAGAATACGTCGACGCCATCCGCAAACATGACCTCGTCTTCTGCACGGGGCCGGCTGGATGCGGCAAGACCTACCTCGCCGTCGCCATGGCGGTGAACGCCCTCCGGCGACAACAGGTCCGGAAAATCGTCCTCGTCCGCCCCGCCGTCGAAGCCGGCGAACGCCTCGGCTTCCTCCCCGGCGACCTCCTGGCCAAGGTCAACCCGTTCCTCCGCCCGCTCCTCGACTCCATGAACGACATGCTCGACTACGAGCAGGTCCGCCGGTACATGGAATCGGACGTCATCGAGATCGTCCCCCTCGCTTTCATGCGGGGCCGGACCCTGAACTCCACCTTCATCATCCTCGACGAAGGACAGAACACGACCACGACCCAGATGAAAATGTTCCTGACCCGGATGGGCGAGGGAGCCAAGGTGGTCGTGACGGGCGACACGACGCAAACCGATCTGCCGCCTCACGTTCCGTCTGGACTCAACGACGCGATCGCCCGACTCAAACATATCGACGGAGTCGGCGTAGTTGCCCTGACCGGACTCGATATTGTCAGGCATCGGCTCGTACGCGAAATTGTGGAGGCGTATGATGACGAAGCGCGACGAAGAAAGGGACGGCACGGAAGTTAA
- a CDS encoding DUF1080 domain-containing protein: MKTLARFAAGLALALALPVFAAEDGWKSLFDGKSLDGWEQKNGTATYRVEDGTILGKTNEGSPNSFLCSKEEFGDFELEFEVKCDKELNSGVQIRSQTVGGTNDGRVNGPQVEIEASDNPAPEAGYIYGEATKYGWLVKDEDRKFHKHIKDGEWNKYRVVAKGPRIQTWINGQPVADLTHEEIYKTHPKGFLGLQVHGIAKGAGPYQVAWRNIRIKPL, from the coding sequence ATGAAAACGCTCGCACGTTTTGCCGCTGGTCTCGCCCTGGCTCTTGCGCTTCCGGTCTTCGCCGCTGAAGACGGCTGGAAGTCGCTCTTCGACGGGAAGTCCCTCGATGGCTGGGAGCAGAAGAACGGCACCGCGACCTATCGCGTCGAGGATGGCACGATTCTCGGCAAGACGAATGAGGGGAGCCCGAACTCGTTCCTGTGTTCGAAGGAGGAGTTCGGGGACTTCGAACTGGAGTTCGAGGTGAAATGCGACAAGGAGCTGAACTCCGGTGTTCAGATCCGCTCGCAGACGGTCGGCGGGACGAACGACGGCCGGGTGAATGGTCCGCAGGTGGAGATTGAGGCGAGCGACAATCCGGCTCCGGAGGCGGGTTACATTTATGGCGAGGCGACGAAGTACGGCTGGCTGGTGAAGGACGAGGACCGGAAGTTCCACAAGCACATCAAGGACGGGGAGTGGAACAAGTACCGTGTGGTGGCGAAGGGGCCGCGGATTCAGACGTGGATCAATGGTCAGCCGGTGGCGGACCTGACGCATGAGGAGATCTACAAGACGCATCCGAAGGGATTCCTTGGGTTGCAGGTGCATGGGATTGCGAAGGGGGCCGGGCCTTACCAGGTCGCTTGGCGCAACATCCGGATCAAGCCGCTCTGA